The following coding sequences lie in one Arachis hypogaea cultivar Tifrunner chromosome 9, arahy.Tifrunner.gnm2.J5K5, whole genome shotgun sequence genomic window:
- the LOC112710395 gene encoding uncharacterized protein isoform X3, which yields MRESIGEGVAWRRRLGVLLLASSPSASSDPCRRTHSCRRRWNHKQRRRIRGPVPRGGARSAAQNCATVCCCRRHDSKREKLEERERDRRRGFLFERPCLHRLSPPQIRHRPPRRTTPRRRRKPPLKSFFLWVEFWFSHAEFSSRACDIELPRRQRSHRRSVFSAIRKFGIR from the exons ATGAGGGAGAGCATCGGGGAGGGAGTAGCTTGGCGCCGCCGCCTTGGCGTCCTGCTGCTCGCGTCATCGCCGTCAGCTTCGTCGGATCCTTGCCGCCGAACCCATTCTTGCCGCCGCCGCTGGAATCACAAACAGAGAAGGAGAATACGCGGGCCAGTGCCGCGAGGAGGAGCGCGATCCGCTGCGCAAAACTGCGCCACCGTGTGTTGTTGCCGCCGGCATGATTCAAAGAGAGAGAAGctcgaggagagagagagagatcgacGGAGGGGGTTTCTGTTCGAGCGGCCGTGCCTCCACCGCCTTTCACCGCCGCAGATCCGCCACCGTCCACCGCGCCGCACCACGCCACGTCGTCGCCGGAAACCGCCACTGAAGTCCTTTTTCCTTTG GGTCGAGTTTTGGTTCTCGCATGCTGAGTTCAGTAGTCGTGCATGCGACATCGAGCTGCCGCGTCGCCAACGAAGTCACCGCCGTTCAGTTTTCTCGGCTATTCGTAAGTTCG GAATCAGATGA
- the LOC112710395 gene encoding uncharacterized protein isoform X2 — MRESIGEGVAWRRRLGVLLLASSPSASSDPCRRTHSCRRRWNHKQRRRIRGPVPRGGARSAAQNCATVCCCRRHDSKREKLEERERDRRRGFLFERPCLHRLSPPQIRHRPPRRTTPRRRRKPPLKSFFLWVEFWFSHAEFSSRACDIELPRRQRSHRRSVFSAIRLSFGPYVP, encoded by the exons ATGAGGGAGAGCATCGGGGAGGGAGTAGCTTGGCGCCGCCGCCTTGGCGTCCTGCTGCTCGCGTCATCGCCGTCAGCTTCGTCGGATCCTTGCCGCCGAACCCATTCTTGCCGCCGCCGCTGGAATCACAAACAGAGAAGGAGAATACGCGGGCCAGTGCCGCGAGGAGGAGCGCGATCCGCTGCGCAAAACTGCGCCACCGTGTGTTGTTGCCGCCGGCATGATTCAAAGAGAGAGAAGctcgaggagagagagagagatcgacGGAGGGGGTTTCTGTTCGAGCGGCCGTGCCTCCACCGCCTTTCACCGCCGCAGATCCGCCACCGTCCACCGCGCCGCACCACGCCACGTCGTCGCCGGAAACCGCCACTGAAGTCCTTTTTCCTTTG GGTCGAGTTTTGGTTCTCGCATGCTGAGTTCAGTAGTCGTGCATGCGACATCGAGCTGCCGCGTCGCCAACGAAGTCACCGCCGTTCAGTTTTCTCGGCTATTC GTTTGAGTTTCGGTCCTTACGTGCCGTAA
- the LOC112710395 gene encoding uncharacterized protein isoform X1 — MRESIGEGVAWRRRLGVLLLASSPSASSDPCRRTHSCRRRWNHKQRRRIRGPVPRGGARSAAQNCATVCCCRRHDSKREKLEERERDRRRGFLFERPCLHRLSPPQIRHRPPRRTTPRRRRKPPLKSFFLWVEFWFSHAEFSSRACDIELPRRQRSHRRSVFSAIRKFGLSFGPYVP, encoded by the exons ATGAGGGAGAGCATCGGGGAGGGAGTAGCTTGGCGCCGCCGCCTTGGCGTCCTGCTGCTCGCGTCATCGCCGTCAGCTTCGTCGGATCCTTGCCGCCGAACCCATTCTTGCCGCCGCCGCTGGAATCACAAACAGAGAAGGAGAATACGCGGGCCAGTGCCGCGAGGAGGAGCGCGATCCGCTGCGCAAAACTGCGCCACCGTGTGTTGTTGCCGCCGGCATGATTCAAAGAGAGAGAAGctcgaggagagagagagagatcgacGGAGGGGGTTTCTGTTCGAGCGGCCGTGCCTCCACCGCCTTTCACCGCCGCAGATCCGCCACCGTCCACCGCGCCGCACCACGCCACGTCGTCGCCGGAAACCGCCACTGAAGTCCTTTTTCCTTTG GGTCGAGTTTTGGTTCTCGCATGCTGAGTTCAGTAGTCGTGCATGCGACATCGAGCTGCCGCGTCGCCAACGAAGTCACCGCCGTTCAGTTTTCTCGGCTATTCGTAAGTTCG GTTTGAGTTTCGGTCCTTACGTGCCGTAA